In a genomic window of Glycine max cultivar Williams 82 chromosome 13, Glycine_max_v4.0, whole genome shotgun sequence:
- the LOC100810951 gene encoding uncharacterized protein, with protein sequence MAETRCLAIIDEEEIEVDDDDIYENIEAPKFVDLTAPDCRRPDHDRHWFCFRVGCDQKHEQELDSEAIYKNFVLRVMAARSPNVRLRKALNRREASANLKCPLTAPAKSRVSRMDLISSLPHKMTDNNVKVKPLSMVAATPNAKVKQSPSVAKALTTPRNHQKKVSKVEQFRSVQSKKALTVGVPKSRVVAKALVFHSPKKVLKIKSSIELKTAMRTLCSAMNKLELNGVKKNGKGGSNSLAVATSKKQLRGREVKSRVFDSLYSNNRKEPETNTKTSLKEKKVKKGTQKCPVAVPHENDTSHMEIDEKSRCGSLEGCHESGTSGSGGELSFGDEKSHKSTRGESSVPVLTEASRSDITSLSSLNNEENKTTERSENEETKNSVSNKGKVSVAKKRKAEENSLASDDRENERQLTENDEKENVSAPHENIEISNNDDVPKKKAILGSKHEDSRKTQKKFTSTSTTPQVLKFRKLKPTNPKPFKLRTDERGILKEANLDRKIPSSLKETTVKGSESKAMRKYQNANRSSETCSTKSEQDTDNHYSSCDEKSNQTTRENQSGSIKSNNSNCKVQRKLSATSPLRNPPGPKLQKVTDLDDNLKRKSRMMQRKIVRPRSALPRKKERVVLATKLSVIVEKASDIVKPKETKPRKNDAVSSPTSKTTGSIHRPFSRGKRDLTVPKEPKFQSLHVPKDCTTGGHT encoded by the exons ATGGCGGAAACTCGGTGTTTGGCAATTATAGACGAAGAGGAAATAGAAGTAGACGACGATGACATCTACGAGAACATTGAAGCTCCCAAGTTCGTCGACCTCACCGCACCTGATTGTCGCCGCCCCGACCATGACCGCCACTGGTTCTGCTTCCGCGTTG GGTGTGACCAAAAGCATGAGCAAGAGTTGGACTCTGAGGCAATTTACAAGAATTTTGTTCTTCGG GTTATGGCAGCTAGAAGTCCAAATGTACGCCTCAGAAAAGCTTTGAATAGAAGAGAAGCAAG TGCAAACTTGAAGTGCCCCCTTACAGCTCCTGCCAAGTCAAGGGTGTCAAGGATGGACTTAATTTCCTCCTTGCCACACAAGATGACTGACAATAACGTGAAAGTTAAACCTCTTTCTATGGTTGCTGCAACCCCGAATGCTAAGGTGAAGCAATCACCTTCGGTGGCCAAGGCCTTGACTACACCAAGGAATCATCAGAAGAAGGTTTCCAAGGTAGAACAATTTAGAAGTGTTCAGAGCAAGAAAGCCTTGACTGTTGGTGTGCCTAAGAGCAGAGTGGTGGCGAAGgctcttgtttttcactcaCCTAAGAAGGTACTAAAGATCAAGAGTTCTATAGAGTTGAAAACAGCAATGAGAACACTGTGTTCAGCAATGAATAAGCTTGAACTTAATGGAgtgaagaagaatggaaaaggaGGTAGCAACTCATTGGCAGTGGCTACCTCCAAAAAGCAATTGAGGGGAAGAGAGGTTAAAAGCCGTGTGTTTGATTCCTTGTATTCTAATAATCGCAAGGAACCAGAAACCAACACAAAGACAAGTTTGAAggagaagaaagtaaaaaaaggcaCGCAGAAATGCCCGGTTGCTGTGCCTCATGAAAATGACACTAGTCATATGGAGATAGATGAGAAATCTAGGTGTGGCTCTCTAGAAGGATGCCATGAATCAGGAACTTCAGGAAGTGGTGGTGAACTGTCTTTTGGAGATGAAAAATCCCATAAATCAACAAGAGGAGAGAGTTCAGTTCCAGTTTTGACAGAAGCTTCTAGAAGTGACATTACCTCGCTTTCGAGTTTGAACAATGAAGAGAACAAGACTACAGAAAGGAGTGAAAATGAAGAGACAAAGAACTCAGTTTCTAATAAGGGAAAAGTATCTGTAGCCAAGAAGAGAAAGGCTGAAGAAAATTCATTGGCTTCTGATGACAGAGAAAATGAGAGGCAACTCACTGAGAATGATGAAAAGGAAAATGTTTCAGCCCCTCATGAGAACAT AGAGATTAGTAACAATGATGACGTGCCCAAAAAAAAGGCTATTCTTGGGAGCAAGCATGAGGATTCTAGAAAAACACAAAAG AAATTCACATCGACCTCAACTACTCCTCAAGTTCTGAAATTCAGAAAATTAAAGCCCACAAATCCTAAGCCCTTTAAGCTGAGAACTGAT GAAAGGGGAATTTTAAAAGAAGCAAACTTGGATAGAAAAATTCCCTCATCTTTAAAAGAAACCACAGTTAAAGGTAGTGAGTCCAAGGCAATGAGGAAATATCAGAATGCGAACCGA TCAAGTGAAACTTGTTCCACAAAAAGTGAACAAGACACTGATAATCATTATAGCAGCTGTGATgagaaatcaaaccaaacaacaCGAGAAAACCAATCT GGGAGCATTAAAAGTAACAACTCCAACTGCAAGGTGCAACGAAAATTATCTGCTACATCACCTCTTAGAAATCCTCCTGGTCCTAAACTTCAGAAAGTCACTGATCTGGATgacaatttgaaaagaaaatcccGAATGATGCAACGAAAAATTGTAAGGCCTAGAAG TGCTTTGccaaggaagaaagaaagagttgTCCTTGCAACCAAACTTAGTGTTATTGTGGAAAAGGCATCAGATATTGTGAAGCCAAAGGAAACAAAGCCACGTAAAAATGACGCAGTTTCTTCACCTACAAGTAAAACTACAGGTTCCATTCACAGGCCTTTTTCACGGGGAAAGAGAGATTTAACTGTTCCCAAGGAACCAAAGTTTCAGAGTCTACATGTGCCAAAGGACTGCACCACCGGGGGACACACATAA
- the LOC100811489 gene encoding receptor-like protein kinase 7 yields MFAGGIFRYGSPTTLLFLCLVASTLSDELQLLMKFKSSIQSSNANVFSSWTQANSPCQFTGIVCNSKGFVSEINLAEQQLKGTVPFDSLCELQSLEKISLGSNVYLHGSISEDLRKCTNLKQLDLGNNSFTGEVPDLSSLHKLELLSLNSSGISGAFPWKSLENLTSLEFLSLGDNLLEKTPFPLEVLKLENLYWLYLTNCSITGNIPLGIGNLTRLQNLELSDNHLSGEIPPDIVKLQRLWQLELYDNYLSGKIAVGFGNLTSLVNFDASYNQLEGDLSELRSLTKLASLHLFGNKFSGEIPKEIGDLKNLTELSLYGNNFTGPLPQKLGSWVGMQYLDVSDNSFSGPIPPHLCKHNQIDELALLNNSFSGTIPETYANCTSLARFRLSRNSLSGVVPSGIWGLANLKLFDLAMNQFEGPVTTDIAKAKSLAQLLLSYNKFSGELPLEISEASSLVSIQLSSNQFSGHIPETIGKLKKLTSLTLNGNNLSGIVPDSIGSCTSLNEINLAGNSLSGAIPASVGSLPTLNSLNLSSNRLSGEIPSSLSSLRLSLLDLSNNQLFGSIPEPLAISAFRDGFTGNPGLCSKALKGFRPCSMESSSSKRFRNLLVCFIAVVMVLLGACFLFTKLRQNKFEKQLKTTSWNVKQYHVLRFNENEIVDGIKAENLIGKGGSGNVYRVVLKSGAEFAVKHIWTSNLSERGSCRSTSSMLRRSSRSPEFDAEVATLSSIRHVNVVKLYCSITSEDSSLLVYEFLPNGSLWDRLHTCKNKSEMGWEVRYDIALGAARGLEYLHHGCDRPVIHRDVKSSNILLDEEWKPRIADFGLAKILQGGAGNWTNVIAGTVGYMPPEYAYTCRVTEKSDVYSFGVVLMELVTGKRPMEPEFGENHDIVYWVCNNIRSREDALELVDPTIAKHVKEDAMKVLKIATLCTGKIPASRPSMRMLVQMLEEADPFTTTKMIVTIDA; encoded by the exons ATGTTCGCCGGAGGAATTTTCCGGTACGGTTCTCCCACTACTCTGTTATTCCTCTGTCTCGTTGCTTCCACCCTCTCAGATGAACTTCAACTACTCATGAAGTTCAAGTCCTCTATACAAAGTTCCAACGCTAATGTTTTCAGTTCATGGACACAAGCAAATTCTCCCTGCCAATTCACCGGGATTGTATGCAACTCCAAAGGCTTTGTTTCAGAAATCAACCTTGCGGAGCAACAACTAAAGGGTACTGTTCCTTTTGATTCACTTTGCGAGCTTCAATCGCTTGAGAAGATATCTTTGGGGTCCAACGTCTACTTGCATGGCAGCATCAGTGAGGATTTGAGGAAGTGCACCAACTTGAAGCAGCTGGACTTGGGTAATAATTCATTCACTGGTGAAGTTCCTGATCTGTCAAGTTTGCACAAGTTGGAGTTGTTGAGTTTAAACTCCAGTGGAATTTCTGGGGCGTTTCCATGGAAATCATTGGAAAATCTAACTAGTCTCGAGTTTCTGAGTCTTGGAGATAACCTGTTGGAGAAAACTCCTTTCCCTTTGGAGGTCTTAAAGCTTGAAAATTTGTATTGGCTTTACCTCACGAATTGCAGCATCACTGGGAATATTCCTTTGGGGATTGGGAATTTAACTCGGCTTCAGAATCTTGAGCTTTCTGACAACCATTTGTCTGGTGAGATTCCACCTGATATTGTGAAGCTTCAGAGGCTGTGGCAGCTTGAGTTGTATGATAACTATTTGAGTGGGAAAATCGCTGTTGGATTTGGCAACCTTACTAGTCTTGTTAACTTTGATGCTTCTTATAATCAGCTTGAAGGCGATCTTTCTGAGCTAAGGTCCTTGACAAAACTTGCATCCCTTCATCTTTTTGGGAACAAGTTCTCTGGAGAAATTCCAAAAGAGATTGGAGATCTCAAGAATCTCACAGAACTTTCTCTTTATGGTAACAATTTCACTGGCCCTCTTCCTCAAAAGCTTGGCTCGTGGGTTGGCATGCAGTACCTTGATGTTTCAGACAATTCTTTTTCTGGTCCTATACCACCTCACCTATGCAAGCACAACCAAATCGATGAACTAGCACTGTTGAACAACAGCTTCAGTGGAACTATACCAGAAACATATGCAAACTGCACATCTTTGGCTCGATTTCGCCTGAGCAGGAATTCACTTTCTGGTGTTGTTCCTTCAGGCATATGGGGCTTGGCAAATTTGAAACTATTTGATCTTGCAATGAACCAGTTTGAAGGTCCAGTGACAACTGATATTGCCAAAGCAAAATCTCTGGCTCAACTGCTGTTATCTTACAATAAGTTCTCAGGTGAGTTGCCATTGGAAATCTCAGAAGCTTCTTCACTGGTGTCAATTCAACTAAgttcaaatcaattttctggTCACATTCCAGAAACCATTGGCAAGTTGAAGAAACTAACTAGTCTAACTTTGAATGGGAACAATCTTTCTGGTATTGTACCAGATTCCATTGGTTCTTGTACTTCTCTTAATGAGATAAACCTTGCTGGTAACTCTCTTTCTGGGGCTATACCAGCTAGCGTTGGTTCTCTTCCAACCCTCAATTCATTGAACTTGTCCTCAAACAGGCTTTCTGGTGAAATTCCATCTAGTCTATCATCTCTCAGACTTAGCCTTCTTGACTTATCAAACAACCAGTTGTTTGGTTCCATACCAGAACCACTGGCTATTTCAGCCTTCAGAGATGGGTTCACGGGAAACCCTGGTTTATGCAGCAAGGCTTTAAAAGGTTTCAGACCATGTTCAATGGAATCTAGCAGCTCTAAGCGATTCAGAAACCTATTAGTCTGTTTCATTGCTGTTGTAATGGTTCTGCTTGGAGCATGTTTCCTCTTCACAAAACTAAGGCAGAACAAGTTTGAGAAGCAACTGAAGACTACTTCATGGAATGTCAAGCAGTACCATGTGCTAAGATTCAATGAGAATGAAATAGTTGATGGGATCAAGGCTGAGAATTTGATTGGAAAAGGAGGATCCGGGAATGTTTATAGGGTTGTGCTTAAAAGTGGGGCAGAATTTGCAGTGAAACATATATGGACTTCAAATCTAAGTGAGAGGGGAAGTTGTAGGAGCACCTCATCTATGCTAAGAAGGAGTTCAAGGTCACCTGAATTTGATGCAGAAGTGGCCACTCTTAGCTCAATAAGGCATGTGAATGTGGTGAAGCTCTATTGTAGCATCACAAGTGAAGATAGCAGTTTGCTTGTTTATGAGTTTTTACCAAATGGGAGCTTGTGGGACAGGTTACACACGTGTAAGAATAAGTCTGAGATGGGGTGGGAGGTTAGGTATGACATTGCTTTGGGTGCTGCTAGAGGATTGGAGTACCTGCACCATGGGTGTGATAGACCTGTTATACATAGGGATGTCAAATCCAGTAACATATTGCTGGATGAGGAATGGAAGCCAAGGATTGCTGATTTTGGCCTTGCAAAGATTCTTCAGGGAGGAGCAGGCAATTGGACCAATGTCATTGCTGGAACAGTTGGATACATGCCTCCTG AGTATGCCTACACTTGTAGGGTGACAGAGAAGAGTGATGTTTACAGCTTTGGGGTAGTGCTGATGGAGTTGGTAACGGGGAAGAGGCCTATGGAGCCAGAGTTTGGAGAGAATCATGATATTGTGTATTGGGTATGCAACAATATTAGGAGCAGAGAAGATGCTCTTGAATTGGTGGATCCTACCATTGCAAAGCATGTCAAAGAGGATGCCATGAAGGTGTTGAAAATCGCAACACTGTGCACCGGGAAAATTCCAGCTTCAAGACCCTCAATGAGAATGTTGGTTCAAATGCTGGAAGAGGCAGATCCATTTACCACAACCAAAATGATTGTGACCATTGATGCTTAA